CACGGTCTGCATGGGGCGCTGCGCGACAAGTTCCTGCAGTCCCTGGCCGTTACCGCTGGCATCCGCCTGCTCGCCAGGCGGCAAGAACTTGAGCGCCAGGTAGCGGAAGATGTAGTCCATGATCGACTTTGCGAATGGGATGTCGGGGTTGTCGGTGTAGCCCCAAGGCTCAAAGCGTGTGTGACTGAACTTGTTCACCAGCACTTTGAGCGGCACCCCGTACTGGAGCGCCAAGGAAATGGCGGTGGCAAAGGAATCCATGAGCCCGGAGACCACAGAGCCCTCTTTGGCCATGACGATGAAGATTTCCCCTGGCGTGCCATCGTCGTACAGCCCTACCGTGAGGTACCCCTCGTGGCCCGCGATATTGAACTTGTGGGTCAGCGCACGTCGCTCGGCCGGCAACCGCCGACGGCTGGCCTTGAACTTGGTCTCGGCCTGGTTTTCGCTCTTGGCCGAGGTACTGAGAGGCTGCGTCCGCTTCGAACCGTCGCGATAGATGGCGATGCACTTGAGGCCCAGTTCCCAGGCGGTCATGTAGGCGTTCATCACGTCCTGAGGGGTGGCATCGTTGGGCATGTTCACCGTCTTGGAAATCGAGCCGGAGATGAACGGTTGCACCGCGGCCAACATGCGGATGTGGCCCATGTGGCTGATGCAGCGCGTTCCTTTGGCCGGCCGCATTGCGCAGTCGAAGACCGGCAAGTGCTCGGGCTTCAAGTGCGGAGCACCTTCGATGGTCCCCTCCGCGTCCACGTAAGCCACAATCGTGCGGATCTCCTCGGGTGTGTAGCCCAGGTGCTTAAGAGCCATGGGGACTGTGGTGTTGACCAGCTTCGCCTTGCCTCCGCCTACCATTCTCTTCCACTTCACGAGGGCCACTTCTGGTTCGACCCCTGTAGTGTCGGCGTCCATCATGAAACTGATCGTGCCCGTAGGCGCTAAGGCTGTAACCTGCGCGTTGCGAAAACCGAACTGCTCGCCTAGTGCCACAGCCTCTTCCCACACCTTCTGGGCGGCTTGCCACAGCGTGGAAGGCACGAGTGCGGCGTTCACGTCGTTGAGCGCCTGCTGATGCATGCGAATGACGTTGAGCATGCATTCGCGATTTTTCTTGAACTCGGCGAAGGGCCCTAGGCGCTCTGCCATGTGCGCCGAGGTCACATACGCCTGGCCGGTCATCAGCGCGGTGACTGCTGCAGCCAGGGCGGTGCCTTGCTGGCTATCGTAGGGTACGCCCCACGACATGAGCAAGGCGCCCAAGTTGGTATAGCCAAGTCCTAACGGGCGGAAGATCTTGCTATTGCGGGTAATCTTCTCCGTCGGATAGCTGGACCGATCCACGAGGATGTCCTGGGCGATGAGCATGATGTTCACCGCCGCCCGAAATGCCTCCGTGTCGAATTCCAGGCCGTCTCTGCGAAAACTCATTAGGTTGATGGAGGCGAGGTTGCAGGCTGAGTCGTCAAGGAACATGAACTCGCTGCACGGGTTGGAGGCGTTGATGCGGCCCGAGGCAGCGCAGGTGTTCCACTTGTTGATGGTGGTGTCGAACTGCATTCCCGGGTCGCCGCACAGATGAGCCGCCTGAGCGATCATCTGCATGAGATCAACTGCATCATAGGTGTCCACGATCTTGCCATCCAGCACGGCCCGCGTGTGCCACTTTTCGTTGTTCTTAACCGCCTGCATAAAGGCGTCGGGCACGCGCACGCTATTGTTGGAATTCTGGAAAAAGACCGAGCTGTAGGCTTCGCCATCAAAGGAACCGTCATACCCAGCCTCGATCAGGGCCCATGCCTTTCGTTCTTCGTTGGCCTTGCAGTTGATGAACTCGACAATGTCCGGGTGGTCGATGTTCAGGATGACCATCTTGGCCGCGCGGCGAGTCTTGCCCCCCGACTTGATGACCCCGGCGAAGGCATCATAGCCCTTCATGAACGACACAGGGCCTGAAGCCAAGCCACCACCGCTCACCCGTTCCTTGGACGAGCGGAGCGTGGACAGGTTTGTGCCAGTTCCCGAGCCCCACTTGAAAAGCAGGCCCTCGACCTTGGCCAGGTCGAGAATGGACTCCATGGTGTCTTCAACAGAGTTGATGAAGCAGGCGGAGCACTGGGGGCGTTCTTCGACACCGAGGTTGAACCAGACTGGGCTATTGAAGGAAGCCATCTGGTTCACCAGAAGGTAGACCAGTTCGTCGTGGTAAGTTTGGGCATCGGCCTGAGTGGCAAAGTAACCGTCCTCCATGCCCCAGGTGCAAATGGTGCGCACTACCCGCTCGATGAGTTGCTTAACGCTGGTTTCCTCGAAATCGGACCGCAGCCTGGTGCAAAAGTACTTGGAGGCCACCACGTTAGTGGCCATTTGTGACCACGACTTTGGCACCTCGACGTTGCGGCGGTGGAAAATGACTTCGCCCTTTTCGTCGACGATCACCGCCTCGCGGGTTTCCCATTCGACCTCATCGAAGGGATGAACCGAGGGCTTGGAAAAGCGTCGCGGGATTACCAAGCCGCGCGTCGGTGTCCGTCTGGCGCTCTGGACACCCCCTCTGCTTGCGCTGTCAGAAACTAGTTCCATTTGCGACGCATCACGAGTTCCGGGCATGGCGACCTCACCGCTGCTTCGTGTTCAACCTCCCATTCCCAAAGGCAAAAAGGCCCACCCACTCACGACTAGTAGAAAGCGATCGCTCAACCTCAGTTGAAGGACGTTGGCAGGGTCGAATCGTGCTTGAAACAGGCGTGCAGAGCTGGCAGTCGCTTCCGGTCT
The genomic region above belongs to Calditrichota bacterium and contains:
- a CDS encoding vitamin B12-dependent ribonucleotide reductase; the protein is MELVSDSASRGGVQSARRTPTRGLVIPRRFSKPSVHPFDEVEWETREAVIVDEKGEVIFHRRNVEVPKSWSQMATNVVASKYFCTRLRSDFEETSVKQLIERVVRTICTWGMEDGYFATQADAQTYHDELVYLLVNQMASFNSPVWFNLGVEERPQCSACFINSVEDTMESILDLAKVEGLLFKWGSGTGTNLSTLRSSKERVSGGGLASGPVSFMKGYDAFAGVIKSGGKTRRAAKMVILNIDHPDIVEFINCKANEERKAWALIEAGYDGSFDGEAYSSVFFQNSNNSVRVPDAFMQAVKNNEKWHTRAVLDGKIVDTYDAVDLMQMIAQAAHLCGDPGMQFDTTINKWNTCAASGRINASNPCSEFMFLDDSACNLASINLMSFRRDGLEFDTEAFRAAVNIMLIAQDILVDRSSYPTEKITRNSKIFRPLGLGYTNLGALLMSWGVPYDSQQGTALAAAVTALMTGQAYVTSAHMAERLGPFAEFKKNRECMLNVIRMHQQALNDVNAALVPSTLWQAAQKVWEEAVALGEQFGFRNAQVTALAPTGTISFMMDADTTGVEPEVALVKWKRMVGGGKAKLVNTTVPMALKHLGYTPEEIRTIVAYVDAEGTIEGAPHLKPEHLPVFDCAMRPAKGTRCISHMGHIRMLAAVQPFISGSISKTVNMPNDATPQDVMNAYMTAWELGLKCIAIYRDGSKRTQPLSTSAKSENQAETKFKASRRRLPAERRALTHKFNIAGHEGYLTVGLYDDGTPGEIFIVMAKEGSVVSGLMDSFATAISLALQYGVPLKVLVNKFSHTRFEPWGYTDNPDIPFAKSIMDYIFRYLALKFLPPGEQADASGNGQGLQELVAQRPMQTVAAQQRDDEGAGWLSDTPPCPECGSIMIRAGSCYKCLNCGSNTGCGG